Proteins from a single region of Pyrus communis chromosome 6, drPyrComm1.1, whole genome shotgun sequence:
- the LOC137737513 gene encoding AMSH-like ubiquitin thioesterase 3 isoform X1 has product MKISINSMARRVEVDNRYPLRFYFRIADNLLKQANIYREEKNILDLYVILLRFSSLVSETIPCHRDYPTYPPREKTLYRKKLLDVLDELESLKAEAQRLVSKLNEAHAVAQLPQHESLEGASNGLATSSLEWPPVNNKSLSLSTKQPGNLTSQSSWKYKNNYSQISTNTTQIDKQFQKLSFNLPLPNKETLSRHSFLGPNGLQGQWLGPSAKVKVQYPSSTDLIANNISDLNQVQDGDPGGIKSTMESVLSLDDGAWPRPSQESSPSLINEAREDPFELVIHQPSPPPVLARVQQEYTPIPPSKVADPRPGPAKPSLDGMPSSSSYQHLHVPVKLMDDFLRLARANTDKNLETCGILAGALKNKVFHITTLIVPKQESTSDSCQTLNEEEIFEVQDRLSLFQLGWIHTHPSQTCFMSSVDLHTHYSYQIMLPEAIAIVMAPTDTSSPHGIFHLSDPGGVSAIRNCDQRGFHPHEESSDGTPIYEHCSHVFINSNLRIDVVDLR; this is encoded by the exons ATGAAGATCAGCATCAATTCGATGGCTCGGCGAGTCGAGGTCGATAATCGCTATCCTCTCCGATTTTACTTCCGAATCGCCGATAATCTCCTCAAACAG GCTAATATTTACCGGGAGGAGAAAAACATCCTAGATTTGTACGTCATACTTCTACGATTCTCAAG TTTGGTGTCTGAAACTATACCATGTCATCGAGACTACCCGACGTATCCTCCAAGAGAGAAAACTCTATATAGGAAG AAACTTTTAGATGTACTAGATGAACTTGAATCTTTAAAGGCGGAAGCCCAGCGCCTAGTGAGCAAACTTAACGAGGCTCATGCAGTTGCTCAACTACCTCAACATGAAAGCCTAGAAGGCGCTTCAAATGGTTTGGCAACGTCTTCTTTAGAATGGCCTCCTGTGAACAATAAATCATTGAGCCTAAGCACTAAGCAG CCTGGTAACTTGACATCTCAGTCGTCGTGGAAGTATAAAAACAATTATTCACAGATTTCAACAAATACTACACAAATTGACAAGCAGTTCCAGAAGCT ATCTTTTAATCTACCTCTTCCGAATAAAGAAACTTTGTCTAGACACTCATTTTTGGGTCCAAATGGTCTTCAGGGCCAGTGGCTAGGACCTAGTGCAAAGGTTAAG GTTCAATATCCAAGCAGTACTGACTTAATCGCTAATAATATTTCAGA CCTGAATCAGGTACAAGATGGTGATCCAGGAGGAATTAAATCTACAATGGAGTCGGTGCTCTCCTTGGATGATGGAGCATGGCCACGTCCTTCTCAGGAATCAAGTCCTTCATTGATTAATGAAGCAAGGGAAGATCCTTTTGAGTTGGTCATCCATCAGCCTTCTCCTCCTCCTGTACTTGCTCGAGTGCAGCAGGAATATACTCCAATTCCTCCATCAAAAGTGGCAGATCCAAGGCCAGGACCTGCAAAACCGTCTCTGGATGGGATGCCAAGTTCTAGTTCATATCAACATTTACACGTT CCAGTAAAATTGATGGACGATTTCTTGAGATTGGCTAGGGCGAATACAGATAAAAACTTGGAGACATGTGGTATTCTTGCTGGTGCATTG AAAAACAAGGTTTTCCATATCACCACGCTAATAGTCCCAAAGCAAGAGTCGACCTCTGATTCG TGCCAAACATTGAATGAGGAAGAAATATTTGAGGTTCAAGACAGATTATCTCTTTTTCAACTTGGGTGGATTCAT ACACACCCATCACAGACCTGTTTCATGTCATCGGTTGATCTGCACACTCATTACTCATACCAG ATTATGCTACCAGAAGCAATTGCAATCGTCATGGCTCCAACAGATACATCCAG TCCACACGGCATATTTCATCTATCTGACCCAGGTGGTGTATCAGCAATTCGTAATTGTGATCAGCGTGGGTTCCATCCTCATGAAGAGTCCTCAGATGGAACCCCGATTTATGAGCATTGTTCTCATGTGTTTATAAACTCCAATTTGAGGATTGATGTTGTCGATCTGCGGTGA
- the LOC137737513 gene encoding AMSH-like ubiquitin thioesterase 3 isoform X2, with product MKISINSMARRVEVDNRYPLRFYFRIADNLLKQANIYREEKNILDLYVILLRFSSLVSETIPCHRDYPTYPPREKTLYRKKLLDVLDELESLKAEAQRLVSKLNEAHAVAQLPQHESLEGASNGLATSSLEWPPVNNKSLSLSTKQPGNLTSQSSWKYKNNYSQISTNTTQIDKQFQKLSFNLPLPNKETLSRHSFLGPNGLQGQWLGPSAKVKVQYPSSTDLIANNISDLNQVQDGDPGGIKSTMESVLSLDDGAWPRPSQESSPSLINEAREDPFELVIHQPSPPPVLARVQQEYTPIPPSKVADPRPGPAKPSLDGMPSSSSYQHLHVPVKLMDDFLRLARANTDKNLETCGILAGALKNKVFHITTLIVPKQESTSDSCQTLNEEEIFEVQDRLSLFQLGWIHTHPSQTCFMSSVDLHTHYSYQASPFPKPVLTLW from the exons ATGAAGATCAGCATCAATTCGATGGCTCGGCGAGTCGAGGTCGATAATCGCTATCCTCTCCGATTTTACTTCCGAATCGCCGATAATCTCCTCAAACAG GCTAATATTTACCGGGAGGAGAAAAACATCCTAGATTTGTACGTCATACTTCTACGATTCTCAAG TTTGGTGTCTGAAACTATACCATGTCATCGAGACTACCCGACGTATCCTCCAAGAGAGAAAACTCTATATAGGAAG AAACTTTTAGATGTACTAGATGAACTTGAATCTTTAAAGGCGGAAGCCCAGCGCCTAGTGAGCAAACTTAACGAGGCTCATGCAGTTGCTCAACTACCTCAACATGAAAGCCTAGAAGGCGCTTCAAATGGTTTGGCAACGTCTTCTTTAGAATGGCCTCCTGTGAACAATAAATCATTGAGCCTAAGCACTAAGCAG CCTGGTAACTTGACATCTCAGTCGTCGTGGAAGTATAAAAACAATTATTCACAGATTTCAACAAATACTACACAAATTGACAAGCAGTTCCAGAAGCT ATCTTTTAATCTACCTCTTCCGAATAAAGAAACTTTGTCTAGACACTCATTTTTGGGTCCAAATGGTCTTCAGGGCCAGTGGCTAGGACCTAGTGCAAAGGTTAAG GTTCAATATCCAAGCAGTACTGACTTAATCGCTAATAATATTTCAGA CCTGAATCAGGTACAAGATGGTGATCCAGGAGGAATTAAATCTACAATGGAGTCGGTGCTCTCCTTGGATGATGGAGCATGGCCACGTCCTTCTCAGGAATCAAGTCCTTCATTGATTAATGAAGCAAGGGAAGATCCTTTTGAGTTGGTCATCCATCAGCCTTCTCCTCCTCCTGTACTTGCTCGAGTGCAGCAGGAATATACTCCAATTCCTCCATCAAAAGTGGCAGATCCAAGGCCAGGACCTGCAAAACCGTCTCTGGATGGGATGCCAAGTTCTAGTTCATATCAACATTTACACGTT CCAGTAAAATTGATGGACGATTTCTTGAGATTGGCTAGGGCGAATACAGATAAAAACTTGGAGACATGTGGTATTCTTGCTGGTGCATTG AAAAACAAGGTTTTCCATATCACCACGCTAATAGTCCCAAAGCAAGAGTCGACCTCTGATTCG TGCCAAACATTGAATGAGGAAGAAATATTTGAGGTTCAAGACAGATTATCTCTTTTTCAACTTGGGTGGATTCAT ACACACCCATCACAGACCTGTTTCATGTCATCGGTTGATCTGCACACTCATTACTCATACCAG GCGTCCCCTTTCCCTAAACCGGTCCTCACTCTTTggtaa
- the LOC137736519 gene encoding uncharacterized protein, with protein MALTMTQLSVLAAAFFCISLFCCRTGMADEYTPERGDEPEKGTGTEHQDPGQIVAKALLCFNDKYVYSSCEESYRLNESGDLKVPAEKTDEYCNGPCMTETQLVLDCIDNIMTNFLFYNKATIQDIRDTIHAGCGHGEERGKFDVNEHIIRAEGSNAYKAANQILIGIVLMIVGNGLLF; from the exons ATGGCATTAACGATGACCCAACTCTCAGTTTTAGCTGCAGCTTTCTTCTGCATCTCTCTTTTCTGCTGCAGAACAG GGATGGCAGATGAATATACACCTGAAAGAGGTGATGAACCAGAAAAGGGCACTGGCACTGAACACCAGGATCCAGGTCAAATTGTTGCCAAGGCCTTGCTGTGTTTCAATGATAAATAT GTATACAGCAGCTGTGAAGAGTCTTACAGATTGAATGAGAGTGGAGATCTGAAGGTGCCTGCAGAAAAAACTGATGAATACTGCAATGGTCCTTGCATGACGGAGACACAGCTTGTGCTCGATTGTATTGATAACATCATGACCAATTTCCTGTTTTACAACAAGGCCacaattcaagacattcgagaCACGATTCATGCCGGATGTGGCCACGGCGAAGAAAGAG GTAAATTCGACGTGAATGAACACATCATCAGAGCTGAAGGAAGCAATGCATACAAGGCTGCAAACCAGATTCTGATTGGGATTGTGCTGATGATTGTGGGGAATGGATTACTGTTCTAA
- the LOC137737341 gene encoding uncharacterized protein, with translation MEDCNRGQDYFAAQDHESAAANKYGGLAPKKKPLISKDHERAFFDSADWALCKQGAGVNPKSTAAVETLQPKLQRTPHQQLPPRRPACTSGHE, from the exons ATGGAGGATTGCAACAGAGGCCAAGACTATTTCGCTGCCCAAGACCATGAG TCAGCAGCTGCCAACAAATATGGAGGACTTGCGCCAAAGAAGAAGCCTTTGATTTCAAAG GATCATGAACGTGCCTTCTTTGATTCAGCAGATTGGGCACTCTGCAAG CAAGGTGCAGGGGTGAATCCAAAATCAACAGCAGCAGTGGAGACCTTACAACCAAAGCTCCAG AGAACTCCACACCAGCAGCTCCCCCCAAGGAGACCTGCTTGTACATCTGGCCATGAATGA
- the LOC137736197 gene encoding uncharacterized protein gives MDNDNPSTRRRKRRFIPKAQPRKNREPTVPTPDADADDDDGQETRRAQTLLSEYKERRRGGKLEKKSSVQVAFGPGAADASSTSIRTFGAAKDADSGKSGSVIDNLLAAKRQNPPDWYTVLQKISTQIRKPNSHPNPVQETQD, from the coding sequence ATGGATAACGACAATCCCTCTACCCGCCGCAGAAAGCGTAGGTTCATTCCCAAAGCCCAACCTCGCAAGAACCGTGAACCAACTGTTCCCACTCCCGACGCCGACGCCGACGACGATGACGGTCAAGAAACTCGTCGGGCCCAGACTCTGCTAAGTGAGTACAAAGAGAGAAGACGGGGAGGTAAACTCGAAAAGAAATCCTCCGTGCAAGTTGCGTTTGGTCCTGGAGCAGCGGATGCATCCTCAACTTCTATCAGAACATTTGGAGCTGCAAAGGATGCCGATAGTGGCAAAAGCGGCAGCGTCATCGACAACCTACTCGCCGCCAAACGCCAAAACCCACCTGACTGGTACACCGTTCTTCAAAAAATCTCGACCCAGATCCGCAAACCCAACTCTCATCCAAACCCAGTTCAAGAAACTCAGGACTGA
- the LOC137737799 gene encoding putative beta-D-xylosidase, protein MAYNIAKLLSLFSLLFLFSSLCNIAVVHARLPFACDPRNPITRTLKFCRVRVSIHVRVQDLIGRLTLQEKIRLLVNNAIDVPRLGIQGYEWWSEALHGVSNVGPGTKFGGAFLGATSFPQVITTAASFNESLWEEIGRVVSDEARAMYNGGAAGLTFWSPNVNIFRDPRWGRGQETPGEDPVLAAKYGARYVKGLQGDGAGNRLKVAACCKHYTAYDLDNWNGVDRFHFNARVSKQDLEDTYDVPFRACVVDGKVASVMCSYNQVNGKPTCADPNLLKGTIRSQWRLNGYIVSDCDSVGVYYDDQHYTKTPEEAAADAIKAGLDLDCGPFLAIHTEAAVKTGLVNEIDINYALANTITVQMRLGMFDGEPSTQRYGNLGPGDVCKMSSNELALEAARQGIVLLENRGNSLPLSTTRHRTVAVIGPNSDVTETMIGNYAGVACGYTTPLQGIARYTRTIHQAGCLNVHCSGNQLIGAAEAAARHVDATILVIGLDQSIEAEFRDRTNLLLPGHQQELVSRVARASKGPTILVIMSGSPIDVTFAKNDPRIGAIIWVGYPGQAGGTAIADVLFGTTNPSGKLPMTWYPQNYVAKLPMTDMAMRANPARGYPGRTYRFYKGPVVFPFGLGLSYTKFSHTLAQGPTLVLVPLTSLVAAKNTTMLNNNGVRVSHTNCDSLSLDIHVDVKNTGTMDGTHTLLVFATPPAEKWAPNKQLVGFHKVHIVVGSERRVRVGVHVCKHLSVVDKFGIRRIPLGEHKLEIGDLKHHVSVEANLGEIKF, encoded by the exons ATGGCATACAATATTGCCAAACTTCTCTCACTTTTTTCTCTTCTGTTCTTATTTTCTTCCCTCTGCAACATTGCAGTTGTGCATGCTCGTCTGCCCTTCGCCTGCGACCCTCGAAACCCGATAACCAGAACGTTGAAGTTCTGCAGGGTGAGGGTGTCAATCCACGTTAGGGTTCAGGACTTGATCGGACGGCTGACATTGCAAGAGAAGATCAGGCTGTTGGTGAACAATGCCATTGACGTGCCTAGGCTTGGAATTCAGGGCTACGAGTGGTGGTCTGAGGCACTTCATGGTGTGTCCAATGTGGGACCTGGAACCAAGTTTGGTGGGGCTTTTCTTGGGGCCACTAGCTTCCCTCAAGTCATCACCACCGCTGCTTCCTTCAACGAGTCGCTCTGGGAGGAAATCGGACGG GTTGTGTCTGATGAAGCAAGAGCAATGTACAATGGGGGCGCGGCTGGATTGACATTTTGGAGCCCAAATGTGAATATATTTCGTGACCCGAGATGGGGCAGAGGGCAAGAGACTCCTGGGGAAGACCCTGTCTTGGCTGCCAAGTATGGTGCTAGGTATGTCAAGGGTCTCCAAGGTGACGGTGCTGGCAATCGCCTTAAGGTTGCTGCATGTTGCAAACATTACACCGCTTATGATCTCGATAACTGGAACGGTGTCGATCGATTCCACTTCAATGCTAGG GTTAGCAAGCAAGACTTGGAAGACACATATGATGTGCCCTTCAGAGCTTGTGTGGTAGATGGGAAGGTTGCTAGTGTTATGTGCTCCTACAACCAGGTCAATGGAAAGCCTACTTGTGCTGACCCTAATCTCCTCAAGGGCACAATTCGCAGCCAATGGAGACTCAATGG GTATATTGTCTCGGATTGTGACTCAGTTGGTGTTTATTATGACGACCAACATTACACTAAGACACcagaagaagcagcagcagacGCAATTAAAGCAG gtttggatttggattgtggGCCGTTCCTCGCCATCCACACGGAGGCGGCTGTGAAGACAGGCCTGGTAAACGAGATCGACATTAACTATGCATTGGCTAATACGATCACTGTCCAGATGAGATTGGGCATGTTCGATGGCGAACCGTCAACTCAGAGATATGGAAACCTAGGCCCAGGAGATGTGTGCAAAATGTCCAGCAATGAGCTAGCCCTTGAAGCTGCCAGGCAAGGCATTGTTCTGCTTGAAAACCGTGGGAATTCGTTGCCTCTCTCAACCACGCGCCACCGTACCGTGGCGGTAATCGGGCCCAATTCTGATGTTACCGAAACAATGATTGGAAATTATGCTG GAGTTGCATGTGGTTACACTACGCCACTACAAGGAATTGCAAGGTACACAAGGACCATACACCAAGCTGGGTGCTTAAATGTTCATTGCAGTGGAAACCAACTAATTGGTGCTGCTGAGGCTGCAGCAAGACATGTTGATGCAACAATCTTAGTAATAGGCCTTGACCAATCAATCGAAGCAGAGTTCAGAGACCGAACCAACCTCCTCTTGCCCGGACACCAACAGGAGCTGGTGTCCAGGGTGGCTAGGGCCTCCAAAGGACCAACCATATTGGTCATAATGTCTGGTAGCCCTATTGATGTTACGTTCGCAAAGAATGACCCGCGCATTGGAGCCATTATTTGGGTTGGGTATCCTGGTCAGGCTGGAGGAACCGCCATTGCCGATGTTTTGTTTGGCACTACTAACCCAA GTGGAAAGCTCCCTATGACATGGTACCCTCAAAACTATGTGGCCAAATTGCCAATGACAGACATGGCCATGAGAGCAAACCCAGCAAGAGGCTACCCTGGCAGGACCTATAGATTCTACAAGGGCCCAGTTGTCTTCCCATTTGGGTTGGGCCTAAGCTACACCAAATTCTCCCACACACTAGCACAAGGGCCCACACTGGTCTTGGTACCACTCACCAGCCTCGTTGCCGCCAAAAACACAACCATGCTGAACAATAACGGCGTTCGAGTCAGCCACACAAACTGTGACTCACTCTCACTCGACATCCACGTCGACGTCAAAAACACCGGAACCATGGACGGGACCCACACTCTTCTGGTGTTCGCGACCCCACCGGCAGAAAAATGGGCCCCCAACAAGCAACTGGTGGGCTTTCACAAGGTCCATATCGTGGTCGGGTCGGAGAGACGGGTTAGGGTTGGCGTCCATGTGTGCAAGCACCTGAGCGTCGTTGACAAATTTGGGATCCGGAGAATCCCGTTGGGCGAACACAAACTGGAAATTGGTGACCTAAAGCATCATGTTTCTGTTGAAGCAAATTTAGGAGAGAttaagttctaa